The Enterobacter asburiae genome window below encodes:
- a CDS encoding helix-turn-helix domain-containing protein, whose protein sequence is MVNNPDNGSHAMHEKEKRIIIVVRCVFTLQGLSALCHSAHWRVQAITPEAFDAYTVLNDQRPDLLIIESECFDEQRSQALTVMNVLPHKTIVLTNSYSGGLCKVPSAGGTTIMVDKSGSVMALKWLLQRTANERHSVQPGPCRVRHHRARMAEREVLRPLLNGDSPDAVAERMGITYSAVSRYKMSALRRAGVRTLNEIVIGNYKGLLTA, encoded by the coding sequence ATGGTCAATAATCCCGACAATGGTTCTCATGCTATGCATGAAAAAGAAAAGCGAATTATCATCGTCGTCCGCTGTGTGTTTACGTTACAGGGTCTGAGTGCTTTATGTCATTCTGCCCACTGGCGGGTACAGGCGATAACGCCTGAGGCATTTGATGCGTACACGGTGCTCAACGATCAAAGACCTGATTTACTCATTATTGAATCGGAGTGTTTTGATGAACAACGTTCACAGGCGTTGACCGTCATGAACGTGCTGCCACATAAAACGATCGTATTGACGAACAGTTACTCCGGTGGGCTCTGCAAAGTCCCTTCTGCGGGCGGAACGACAATCATGGTTGATAAGTCGGGGTCCGTGATGGCCCTAAAATGGCTGCTTCAACGAACCGCAAATGAGAGGCACAGCGTGCAACCAGGGCCCTGTCGCGTTCGACACCACCGGGCCAGAATGGCGGAACGTGAAGTTCTCCGTCCTCTGCTCAACGGTGACAGTCCCGATGCGGTTGCTGAAAGAATGGGTATCACCTATTCGGCCGTTAGCCGCTATAAAATGTCCGCCCTGCGCCGTGCTGGCGTCAGAACGCTTAATGAAATTGTTATCGGAAACTACAAAGGATTGCTGACAGCTTAA
- a CDS encoding DUF969 domain-containing protein, whose protein sequence is MDGTTLLPLIGIPIVVIGFALRFNPLLVVVVAGLATGLLVGMDFGMLLETFGEKFVNSRSLATFILILPVIGLLEYYGLKERAQAWVAKIASATSARILMLYFVAREGTAALGLMSLGGHAQTVRPLLAPMAEGAALNEYGELPQHIRDKIKAHAAACDNIAVFFGEDIFIAFGAVLLIDAFLKENGISGIEPLHIGLWAIPTAIAALVIHMTRLLRLDASIRRDVMAWRAEQGTQGAAQ, encoded by the coding sequence ATGGACGGTACTACGCTGTTGCCGCTGATCGGGATACCGATCGTGGTTATTGGTTTTGCACTGCGCTTCAACCCGCTGCTGGTGGTCGTGGTGGCGGGGCTGGCGACGGGTCTGCTGGTCGGGATGGATTTTGGGATGCTGCTGGAGACCTTTGGCGAAAAGTTCGTGAATAGCCGATCGCTGGCGACCTTCATTCTGATCCTGCCCGTGATTGGTCTGCTGGAATATTACGGGCTCAAGGAGCGCGCCCAGGCCTGGGTGGCGAAAATCGCCAGCGCCACCTCGGCGCGTATTCTGATGCTCTATTTTGTCGCCCGTGAAGGCACCGCCGCGCTGGGGCTGATGTCGCTGGGCGGTCATGCTCAGACGGTTCGTCCGCTGCTGGCGCCGATGGCCGAAGGGGCGGCGCTGAACGAATACGGCGAGCTGCCGCAGCACATCCGCGACAAAATCAAAGCCCATGCCGCCGCGTGCGACAACATCGCGGTCTTCTTCGGGGAAGATATTTTTATTGCCTTCGGCGCGGTGCTGCTGATCGACGCGTTCCTGAAAGAGAACGGTATTTCGGGCATCGAACCGCTGCATATTGGCCTGTGGGCCATTCCTACCGCCATTGCGGCATTAGTTATTCATATGACGCGCCTGCTGCGTCTGGATGCCAGCATCCGTCGCGACGTCATGGCCTGGCGTGCAGAGCAGGGTACGCAGGGGGCCGCGCAATGA
- a CDS encoding beta-propeller fold lactonase family protein, with product MNKSPLALIIYMSGTLFVSTLSAPVLANEKVSTPVAVQKTFDGSIQNNSLAISPDEKLAVVSYSARTDIAVYDLEKGELRQVINGFITPRNIVFAPDGNSFYVSDSSKGTVERIDSASLNVTHTFSTGPGSFGTALSKDGKTLWINNQAGNTVTRLNTDSGLAETVITGFSQPRQGVKLSPDGRTLYVTNFLGDKITAVDTSTNKITGEIKGFSKIRAISVSQDGKTLYAANSGSDTIAVVDLPKQKIIRTVEVGKNPYGAALSPDGKFIYSGNLTGNSLSVIDVASLNVTTTIKGFNEPRQALVFTKDGNYLWVLNKDLSLSKVDRKEQKVVATIKE from the coding sequence ATGAATAAAAGTCCGCTTGCATTAATTATATATATGTCCGGAACTCTTTTCGTTTCCACGCTAAGCGCCCCCGTTTTGGCAAATGAAAAAGTATCCACGCCTGTCGCCGTACAAAAAACATTTGATGGTTCTATTCAAAACAACTCGCTGGCAATAAGTCCCGATGAAAAATTGGCGGTGGTCTCTTACAGCGCCAGAACGGATATCGCCGTATACGATCTTGAAAAGGGCGAGTTACGGCAGGTTATCAACGGTTTTATTACGCCGCGTAATATCGTTTTCGCACCGGATGGCAACAGCTTTTACGTATCAGACAGCAGTAAGGGGACCGTTGAACGTATTGACAGCGCGTCGTTGAACGTCACGCATACCTTTTCAACGGGGCCGGGCAGTTTTGGTACAGCCTTAAGCAAAGATGGCAAAACGCTCTGGATCAACAATCAGGCAGGTAACACCGTGACCCGTCTTAATACCGATAGCGGGCTGGCAGAAACGGTCATTACCGGTTTTTCGCAGCCCCGACAGGGCGTGAAGCTGAGTCCGGATGGCCGTACTCTCTACGTGACAAACTTCCTTGGCGACAAGATTACCGCAGTGGATACGTCAACCAATAAAATTACGGGGGAAATAAAAGGATTCAGCAAAATACGCGCTATTTCTGTTAGTCAGGACGGTAAAACACTGTATGCGGCTAACAGCGGGAGCGACACCATCGCGGTCGTCGATCTGCCGAAACAGAAAATCATCCGCACCGTTGAGGTTGGAAAAAATCCCTATGGCGCCGCGCTCTCTCCGGATGGAAAATTCATTTATAGCGGTAACTTAACGGGGAACAGCCTGTCGGTGATCGATGTTGCCAGCCTGAACGTCACGACCACCATCAAAGGGTTTAATGAGCCAAGACAAGCACTTGTTTTTACGAAGGACGGTAACTATCTCTGGGTGCTGAATAAAGATCTCAGCCTGTCAAAAGTCGACCGAAAAGAGCAAAAGGTCGTTGCTACCATTAAAGAGTAA
- a CDS encoding DUF2891 domain-containing protein, protein MELTQHQADAFARMPLTYLRQEYPNHIMHLLNDDGDVLPPRELHPIFYGCFDWHSAVHGYWLLLRCVRLYPELPSRDAIVALFDEHLTEDNVAKELAYFTAPFRTSFERPYGYGWLLALTQELKQSSLPQAAGWYRTLEPLTQDIRNRLVDYLTKLTYPIRVGTHYNTAFALALGLDYARAVEDSALEQAIVTAAERFYLADTRYPAHYEPGGDEYISGALTEALLMSKMLKDFPAWFDAFLPDVGSAAALMNPAEVSDRTDPKIAHLDGLNLSRAWCMKHIAKALPANHPAQRALREAVAKHLSASVEHVVGSHYSGGHWLASFALLALE, encoded by the coding sequence ATGGAATTAACGCAACATCAGGCTGACGCGTTTGCCCGCATGCCTTTGACCTATTTGCGCCAGGAATACCCGAACCACATCATGCATCTGCTGAATGATGATGGCGACGTGCTGCCGCCTCGCGAACTGCACCCGATTTTCTACGGCTGTTTTGACTGGCATTCGGCGGTGCACGGCTACTGGCTGCTGCTGCGCTGCGTGCGACTCTATCCGGAACTGCCGAGCCGGGACGCGATCGTCGCGCTTTTCGACGAGCACCTGACGGAAGATAACGTGGCGAAGGAGCTGGCCTATTTCACCGCGCCGTTCCGCACCTCGTTTGAGCGCCCGTATGGCTACGGCTGGCTGCTGGCGCTGACCCAGGAGCTAAAACAGTCTTCGCTGCCGCAGGCCGCAGGCTGGTACCGGACGCTGGAGCCGTTAACCCAGGATATCCGTAACCGACTGGTGGATTACCTCACCAAGCTCACCTATCCGATCCGCGTCGGGACGCACTACAACACGGCGTTTGCCCTCGCGCTGGGGCTGGACTACGCCCGAGCCGTAGAAGATAGCGCGCTTGAGCAGGCGATTGTCACGGCGGCGGAGCGGTTTTATCTCGCCGATACGCGCTATCCGGCCCACTACGAACCCGGCGGGGATGAGTATATTTCCGGGGCGCTGACGGAAGCGCTGCTGATGAGCAAGATGTTGAAAGACTTCCCGGCCTGGTTTGACGCGTTTCTGCCGGATGTCGGCTCCGCTGCGGCGCTGATGAACCCGGCGGAAGTGAGCGACCGTACCGACCCGAAAATTGCCCATCTCGACGGGTTAAACCTCAGCCGCGCCTGGTGCATGAAGCATATTGCTAAAGCGCTTCCCGCTAACCATCCGGCGCAGCGGGCGCTGCGCGAGGCGGTGGCGAAACACCTGTCGGCAAGCGTTGAGCATGTGGTCGGCAGCCACTACAGCGGCGGACACTGGCTGGCGAGCTTTGCGCTGCTGGCGCTGGAGTAA
- a CDS encoding response regulator: protein MNKFLSRALLFLPLWMIATVDYAGEPSVQQLKIFSRERPVLLSFNLDDSDWRWLGLKRELKVATWAPDNPPFDIVPDSGLYEGIYADYIRLITSNLGLDVRVFRYPSREKAIEALKRKEVDTLVDDGGGQPVNQDGLAESRSFMANLPVLVTNESTASHTVKPDMAMKLAVTEGYLSDRQVSERFPAASIIRFPSNESGLACVVHGQCDFFFGNITTTSFLIERNYGNALTTTDVFDAEGAGNRFILRSDDKELLESINTVLSAIPETLQKNISRQWVQRPDIWRFQKPLDLTEQEKRWITHHPTVRVLVNSFYTPFSMLDDSGAFHGISADLLRLIHLRTGIRFEPVRVNSALEVYDRLENNEGDMVGTAIFDSSREDMALFSRPWIYTPGVLVVKNQPRAPVALNNAMTLAVVGDRTQTLVQQLSKEWPGIRWIYTENCGTALELVNSGKADGALHNQLGASFMIDRYFRDKLKIVAQLGEKPDQLGFAVRRDEPELQAILNKALADIQPQEISLIVHKWQNAPDFSVNTWRLYNKEFYWVLGGAGTTILLILFWVFIRTKEIKRRQLAQEELQAQLAFRDTLINGSPTPVYVLNRQMMVTTSNEAYAHYFSQLPVEHLRYSLLDQRHPLAGLREYLADVLVHNEAILPHGQTREFNVNNGSGARVIAHWSTPFTDSKGKIAGLICGWQDITDHKQLLNALSVEKDHAEEANKAKSAFLATMSHEIRTPISAILGLLELESKRQPENEAIQVSYASAQTLLSLIGDVLDMARIESGQLEIVPEWLPLDSLVPPVIKIFEEMARQKNLELRYTSQTEDDLEIRVDSGRLRQVIANYLSNAVKFTQHGHVELRIYSQRSGDDALTLHIEIEDSGPGISLSDQKKLFKPFAQLEAGRNHTGTGLGLVIGSQLLERMNGSMQMRSSPGRGTQIFIELTVPVRQQQHKADSVSALRADTQRALSILIVDDHPVNRMVLNRQLSLLGHTVTEATSGQEALVYWQQERFDLLITDCTMPGMDGFTLTQKIRDAGSTTPVFGLTANAQPQTRAQAIAAGMNECLFKPLRLANLKSALQKVANTELPPPLHEQIRLNDLKEMIHHDDGMLGRLLSRIGEENEADIHECRKWLACGDRASLASCLHRISGAAQIICATEIDELAAEIELLALKTGHDDEIRAGLDRLETKLKVLRLSIGQYLNSATHVE from the coding sequence TTGAATAAATTTCTGTCCCGAGCGCTACTGTTTCTTCCCCTCTGGATGATCGCGACGGTTGATTATGCAGGTGAACCCTCAGTACAACAGCTAAAGATTTTCAGCCGCGAGCGGCCCGTGTTGCTCAGCTTTAACCTGGATGACAGTGACTGGCGCTGGTTAGGGCTGAAACGCGAATTAAAAGTCGCCACATGGGCACCGGATAATCCTCCGTTTGATATCGTTCCTGATTCCGGTCTCTACGAAGGCATCTATGCTGACTATATCCGGCTCATTACCAGCAACCTTGGCCTTGACGTGCGCGTTTTCCGTTACCCGTCACGGGAAAAGGCCATTGAAGCCCTGAAGCGTAAGGAAGTCGATACCCTCGTTGATGATGGCGGTGGGCAACCGGTAAATCAGGACGGGCTCGCCGAGAGCAGAAGCTTTATGGCAAATCTCCCGGTACTGGTGACCAATGAAAGCACTGCGTCACATACGGTCAAACCGGATATGGCCATGAAGCTTGCCGTTACAGAAGGTTATCTCAGCGATCGGCAGGTTTCGGAGCGCTTTCCTGCGGCCAGTATCATTCGCTTTCCTTCCAATGAAAGTGGCCTGGCCTGCGTGGTTCATGGTCAGTGCGATTTCTTCTTTGGCAACATCACCACCACGAGCTTCCTTATTGAACGCAACTACGGCAACGCCCTGACGACAACGGACGTTTTCGATGCGGAAGGGGCCGGTAACCGCTTTATTTTGCGCAGCGATGACAAAGAGCTTCTCGAATCTATCAATACCGTTCTGAGCGCCATACCTGAGACGCTGCAAAAGAACATTTCTCGCCAGTGGGTGCAGCGGCCTGACATCTGGCGCTTTCAGAAACCGCTTGATTTGACGGAGCAGGAAAAACGCTGGATTACGCATCACCCGACGGTAAGGGTGCTCGTTAACTCGTTTTATACCCCCTTCAGCATGCTGGACGATAGCGGCGCGTTTCATGGTATAAGCGCCGATCTCCTGCGTCTTATTCATCTTCGCACCGGGATCCGCTTCGAGCCTGTCAGGGTTAACTCTGCGCTGGAGGTGTACGATCGGCTGGAGAATAATGAAGGAGACATGGTCGGCACGGCCATCTTTGATTCCTCCCGCGAAGATATGGCGCTTTTCAGCCGTCCGTGGATCTACACCCCCGGCGTGCTGGTCGTAAAAAACCAGCCGCGTGCCCCTGTTGCGCTGAATAACGCAATGACGCTTGCGGTGGTTGGAGACAGGACTCAGACGCTGGTTCAACAGCTCTCGAAAGAATGGCCGGGCATCAGGTGGATCTATACGGAAAACTGCGGAACCGCTCTGGAGCTGGTCAACTCGGGGAAAGCGGATGGCGCCCTGCATAACCAGCTGGGCGCCAGCTTCATGATCGACCGATATTTTCGGGACAAGTTGAAGATCGTCGCGCAGCTGGGTGAAAAGCCGGACCAATTGGGCTTTGCCGTACGTCGGGATGAGCCTGAGCTGCAGGCAATCCTCAATAAAGCGCTGGCGGATATTCAGCCCCAGGAAATTTCGCTGATTGTGCATAAATGGCAAAATGCCCCGGATTTCTCGGTTAACACCTGGCGGCTCTATAACAAGGAGTTTTACTGGGTACTCGGGGGGGCGGGCACCACAATCTTACTGATCCTTTTCTGGGTATTTATCCGCACCAAAGAGATTAAACGTCGTCAGCTGGCGCAGGAGGAACTTCAGGCCCAGCTGGCTTTCCGTGATACCTTGATCAACGGATCGCCTACGCCGGTTTATGTACTTAACCGGCAGATGATGGTCACGACCAGCAATGAAGCCTACGCACACTATTTTAGTCAACTGCCGGTTGAACATCTTCGCTATTCATTGCTTGACCAGCGCCATCCGCTGGCCGGGCTTCGGGAGTATTTAGCCGACGTGTTAGTGCACAATGAAGCGATCCTTCCCCACGGGCAAACGCGCGAATTCAACGTAAACAATGGCTCTGGTGCGCGCGTCATCGCCCACTGGTCAACGCCGTTCACGGATTCAAAAGGCAAAATTGCTGGCCTGATTTGCGGCTGGCAGGATATTACCGATCATAAACAGCTTCTGAATGCGCTCTCGGTAGAAAAAGACCATGCGGAAGAGGCTAACAAGGCTAAGAGCGCCTTCCTGGCGACAATGAGCCACGAGATCCGTACCCCTATCAGCGCCATCCTGGGACTCCTTGAGCTTGAGTCAAAGCGTCAGCCCGAGAACGAAGCGATTCAGGTCTCTTACGCCTCAGCGCAAACGTTGCTAAGCCTGATTGGCGACGTGCTGGATATGGCGAGGATCGAAAGTGGGCAGCTTGAGATCGTCCCGGAATGGCTTCCTCTTGATTCGCTCGTGCCGCCGGTCATTAAAATCTTCGAAGAGATGGCGCGTCAGAAAAACCTCGAACTGCGTTATACCAGCCAGACTGAAGACGACCTGGAGATCAGGGTAGACAGCGGTCGCCTGCGCCAGGTCATTGCTAACTATCTGAGTAACGCGGTGAAATTTACGCAGCACGGGCACGTTGAGCTGCGAATTTACAGCCAGAGAAGCGGTGATGATGCCCTGACGCTGCACATTGAAATTGAGGACAGCGGACCCGGCATCAGCCTGTCCGATCAGAAAAAGCTGTTTAAACCCTTCGCCCAGCTTGAAGCTGGACGCAACCATACGGGGACCGGTCTTGGCCTTGTGATCGGCAGCCAGCTGCTGGAAAGAATGAACGGCAGCATGCAAATGCGAAGTTCACCCGGCAGAGGGACGCAGATCTTCATCGAGCTGACCGTGCCCGTTCGCCAGCAGCAACATAAGGCCGATTCCGTCAGCGCGTTGCGTGCAGATACGCAGCGGGCGTTGTCGATCCTGATTGTGGACGATCATCCTGTGAACCGCATGGTGCTTAATCGTCAGCTTTCGTTACTTGGCCACACCGTAACCGAGGCGACGAGCGGGCAGGAGGCACTGGTCTACTGGCAGCAGGAGCGTTTTGATTTGCTGATTACCGACTGCACCATGCCTGGGATGGACGGTTTTACGCTGACGCAAAAAATTCGCGATGCGGGAAGCACAACGCCTGTGTTTGGCCTGACGGCCAATGCCCAACCACAAACCCGGGCGCAGGCGATAGCTGCCGGGATGAATGAATGTCTGTTTAAACCGCTGCGCTTGGCGAATTTAAAATCAGCGTTGCAGAAGGTCGCAAACACTGAGTTACCTCCGCCGCTCCATGAGCAAATTCGTCTTAATGATTTAAAAGAGATGATTCATCATGACGACGGCATGCTTGGCCGGTTGCTGTCACGGATTGGCGAAGAGAATGAGGCGGATATACATGAATGCCGTAAATGGCTCGCCTGCGGTGACAGAGCATCACTGGCCAGTTGTCTTCATCGAATTAGCGGCGCGGCGCAGATAATCTGTGCAACAGAAATTGATGAGCTTGCGGCAGAAATTGAACTGCTGGCGCTGAAGACGGGTCATGACGACGAAATTAGGGCGGGGCTGGACAGGCTGGAGACTAAGCTAAAAGTTTTACGGCTTTCGATCGGCCAGTATCTTAATTCGGCTACCCATGTGGAATAA
- a CDS encoding winged helix DNA-binding protein: MTSKKSASPDRDDINDGRIVSSRHLVSERCAELSELEYALIMTSNAFNKWMVRCMAAAGEPDMGAFDVSLLHHVNHRDRKKKLADICFVLNVEDTHVVTYALKKLVKAGYVTSEKAGKELFFSTTEEGKALCMKYRDVREACLIAIHAESGIAGKSIGETAQLLRTISSLYDTAARAAASL, translated from the coding sequence ATGACCTCGAAAAAGAGTGCTTCACCCGATCGCGACGATATCAACGATGGCCGGATCGTCTCTTCCCGTCATCTGGTGTCCGAGCGCTGCGCGGAACTGTCAGAGCTTGAGTACGCGCTGATCATGACCAGCAACGCGTTCAATAAATGGATGGTGCGCTGCATGGCCGCTGCCGGTGAACCGGATATGGGCGCATTTGACGTCTCGCTGCTGCATCATGTGAACCACCGCGACCGCAAGAAAAAGCTGGCCGATATCTGTTTCGTACTTAACGTGGAAGATACCCACGTGGTGACCTACGCCCTGAAAAAGCTGGTCAAAGCGGGCTACGTGACGAGCGAGAAAGCGGGCAAAGAGCTCTTTTTCTCGACTACCGAGGAAGGGAAAGCGTTGTGCATGAAGTACCGGGACGTGCGGGAGGCGTGTCTGATCGCAATCCACGCGGAGAGCGGCATTGCCGGGAAGTCGATTGGCGAGACCGCGCAGCTGTTACGCACGATCTCCTCCCTGTATGACACCGCCGCCCGCGCGGCGGCATCACTCTGA
- a CDS encoding response regulator — protein sequence MAKVMIVDDHPIARMAIQFLVEKEGHSVVAESGDGAEALSLIDEHHPDILVIDIDIATLDGIEVVRTLRANSYPGIIIVISGKNPEFYSPRSALSGADGFISKKNNLPEIITAIRAAQNGYGYFPLKRFESPQSQQAIDDRERLGMLSPQEFQVFQHIIKGLENMKIAAKMKISNKTVSTYKSRLMDKLGCKTQLDIFEFARRNNLE from the coding sequence ATGGCAAAAGTCATGATTGTTGACGATCATCCAATAGCCCGAATGGCTATTCAGTTTCTGGTCGAAAAGGAAGGGCACAGCGTTGTGGCTGAATCAGGCGATGGCGCGGAAGCGCTTTCGCTGATCGACGAGCATCATCCGGACATTCTTGTGATCGACATTGATATTGCCACGCTCGATGGTATCGAAGTCGTCAGGACGTTACGTGCGAACAGCTATCCGGGGATCATTATTGTGATTTCCGGCAAAAACCCTGAATTTTATTCGCCCCGAAGTGCCCTGAGCGGCGCGGATGGCTTCATTAGCAAAAAAAATAACTTACCCGAGATCATCACCGCCATCCGTGCGGCGCAAAATGGCTATGGCTATTTCCCTCTCAAACGTTTCGAATCCCCGCAAAGCCAGCAGGCGATAGACGATCGGGAAAGGCTGGGGATGCTGTCGCCCCAGGAGTTTCAGGTTTTCCAGCATATTATTAAGGGGCTGGAAAATATGAAAATTGCCGCCAAAATGAAGATCAGCAACAAAACCGTCAGCACTTACAAAAGCCGCCTGATGGATAAACTGGGTTGTAAAACTCAACTGGATATTTTTGAATTCGCACGGCGTAACAATCTTGAATAA
- a CDS encoding Ig-like domain-containing protein: protein MANNVEFATYTATVKDANGNPVPNLPVEWKTDLGTLSGSIIQTDSNGSASVTLKGTKAGTAQVTASLNGAAPVNASSVTFTADSTSAGIGSGDVSVDKTILIANGSDIATFRAVVKDANGNPVSGATVNWATDKGILSAGSSVSGTDGVATITLHDTVTGNAQVTAQTGSSGNISAPQVEFIPDNASANIGSGDVTVDKTTVVANNSDVATFSAQVKDGQGNPVPNFVVNWNTTKGTLSGSTTMTNASGIATVTLKDTVAGAATVTAQSGTSSAISAPAVDFTPDSTTAAIGSGDLTVDKTSIVANNTDLATYTSVVKDAYGNPVQGVTVTWATDLGVMSSSTSVTDSSGQATATLKGTQAGIAQVTASVNGSTPVNAASVTLTADSTSAAVASGDISVDKTTLVANATDTATYSAVIKDANGNVVPGVTVNWATDKGTLSGSTSVTGTDGVAKINLSSTVAGDAQVAVKIGSSASVNAPVVNFTADSASAGINSSDLTVDKTTLVANNTEFATYTAIVKDAGGNLVPGVSVSWATSNGTLSGANSTTGTDGKATITLKSTVAGNAQVTATVNGTPVNASNVTFTADTATAAIGSGDLTVDKTNVVANDIDIATYTALVKDANGNAVPNIAISWATNLGTLSGATSNTGDDGKATITLKGTKAGDATVNATVNGASQPAAAVTLIADVTTATVTNLTASLSKMTGTGTESSVLTVTVKDAHGNAIPAGQPVSWSTTLGTLVDTTTQTDINGQSSTTLSGTTASGNTNAIATVEAQALAGSLTTDITILPVYMVGGKTYWTLNKDHKTLDEAKAEANCATYGGGTVASQADLKEFASNGGDFAVKNVPGEYFNTWYNLSGSWMTTSGKFHSFNSGGSTIPVGGTTSGPGSDYVCVK from the coding sequence GTGGCCAACAATGTCGAATTCGCCACTTATACCGCCACGGTGAAAGATGCCAATGGCAATCCGGTACCGAATCTCCCTGTAGAGTGGAAAACGGATCTGGGAACCTTATCCGGCAGCATCATCCAGACCGACAGCAACGGCAGCGCGAGCGTGACGCTAAAAGGCACGAAAGCCGGTACGGCACAGGTGACAGCGTCACTTAACGGTGCAGCCCCGGTAAATGCCAGCAGCGTTACCTTCACAGCGGACAGCACCAGTGCAGGTATTGGAAGCGGTGACGTGAGCGTTGATAAAACGATCCTGATTGCCAACGGTTCCGACATCGCAACCTTCCGCGCCGTGGTTAAAGACGCCAACGGAAACCCTGTCTCCGGCGCAACCGTTAACTGGGCCACCGATAAAGGGATATTATCCGCAGGATCCAGCGTCTCCGGAACTGACGGTGTTGCCACGATTACCCTCCACGATACGGTAACGGGCAACGCTCAGGTTACTGCTCAAACCGGAAGTTCTGGCAACATCAGCGCACCTCAGGTGGAATTTATTCCCGATAACGCCAGCGCCAACATTGGCAGCGGCGATGTTACGGTCGATAAAACCACTGTTGTTGCAAATAACAGCGACGTCGCGACTTTCAGCGCACAGGTGAAGGACGGCCAGGGTAATCCGGTACCGAACTTTGTGGTGAACTGGAATACCACAAAGGGAACGCTCTCAGGCAGCACGACGATGACGAATGCGAGCGGGATAGCCACGGTCACGCTGAAAGATACCGTAGCGGGCGCAGCAACGGTGACGGCACAGTCGGGTACGTCTTCTGCCATCAGCGCACCTGCCGTTGATTTCACCCCGGACAGCACAACCGCCGCGATTGGCAGCGGCGACCTGACGGTAGATAAAACCAGTATCGTCGCCAACAACACAGACCTGGCCACCTACACGTCAGTAGTCAAGGACGCTTATGGCAACCCGGTTCAAGGTGTGACCGTCACATGGGCGACGGATCTGGGCGTCATGTCCTCGTCAACATCCGTAACCGACAGCAGCGGTCAGGCCACCGCAACGCTGAAAGGCACTCAGGCTGGTATCGCTCAGGTGACGGCCTCCGTTAACGGCAGCACGCCAGTTAACGCGGCAAGCGTAACTCTGACGGCTGACAGCACCTCAGCGGCTGTAGCAAGCGGCGATATCTCCGTGGATAAAACCACGCTTGTTGCGAACGCGACTGATACAGCGACATACAGCGCGGTGATCAAAGATGCCAACGGCAACGTGGTTCCTGGCGTCACCGTGAACTGGGCCACCGACAAAGGCACTCTCTCCGGCAGTACCAGCGTGACCGGGACCGACGGCGTGGCGAAAATCAACCTGAGCAGCACGGTTGCGGGTGATGCACAGGTCGCCGTGAAAATTGGATCATCTGCCAGCGTTAATGCTCCAGTGGTCAACTTTACCGCTGATTCAGCGTCGGCAGGTATCAACAGCAGCGACCTGACGGTAGATAAAACCACGCTGGTTGCCAACAACACGGAGTTTGCTACCTATACGGCAATCGTCAAGGACGCAGGCGGTAACCTGGTGCCAGGCGTAAGCGTCAGCTGGGCCACCAGTAACGGGACACTGTCAGGCGCGAACAGCACCACGGGCACGGACGGCAAGGCAACCATCACGCTTAAAAGCACCGTTGCGGGTAATGCGCAGGTTACCGCGACCGTTAACGGCACGCCTGTCAACGCCAGTAATGTGACCTTCACTGCCGATACCGCGACGGCCGCGATTGGCTCGGGGGATTTAACGGTAGATAAAACCAACGTGGTGGCTAACGATATCGATATTGCTACCTACACTGCCCTGGTTAAAGATGCGAATGGTAATGCAGTACCGAACATTGCAATCAGTTGGGCGACAAATCTGGGCACTCTGTCTGGAGCAACCAGCAATACCGGCGATGATGGTAAAGCGACGATAACGCTGAAAGGGACTAAAGCGGGCGATGCCACGGTTAATGCAACAGTTAATGGTGCATCTCAGCCTGCCGCAGCGGTTACCTTGATTGCTGATGTCACCACCGCAACGGTAACCAACCTGACAGCAAGTCTTTCGAAGATGACGGGAACAGGTACAGAGTCTTCTGTTCTTACTGTCACCGTGAAAGATGCTCATGGCAATGCTATCCCTGCAGGTCAGCCTGTATCCTGGAGTACGACACTTGGTACATTAGTTGATACCACGACTCAGACAGATATTAATGGTCAGAGCAGCACCACATTATCCGGCACTACGGCAAGCGGCAATACGAATGCTATTGCGACCGTTGAAGCTCAAGCATTGGCGGGTAGTCTGACCACAGATATCACCATCCTTCCGGTCTATATGGTTGGGGGAAAAACATACTGGACACTGAATAAAGACCATAAAACTCTTGATGAGGCGAAGGCCGAAGCGAACTGCGCGACTTATGGTGGAGGAACGGTAGCTTCTCAGGCTGATTTGAAAGAGTTCGCGAGTAATGGTGGTGACTTTGCAGTTAAAAATGTCCCAGGTGAATACTTCAATACCTGGTATAACCTGTCGGGCTCATGGATGACCACAAGTGGTAAATTCCACTCCTTTAACTCCGGTGGTTCAACGATCCCAGTTGGGGGGACTACAAGTGGTCCAGGTAGCGATTACGTTTGTGTAAAATAA